The following nucleotide sequence is from Megalops cyprinoides isolate fMegCyp1 chromosome 6, fMegCyp1.pri, whole genome shotgun sequence.
CTGCACTATGTGCCACCCCCCCTTGCTTATAGAGGCATCAGGTTTTCAACCTGTTCATGGCATCCACACCCTGCCGTGCTCTACCAACACACACGTCAGCACACTGTGACTCCCAGCATCCTTTTGACTGACCTGGTGGATGGCACAGGTGCGACCATGCCCCATACCATGTACTCCAATAAGCTCTTTCGTGAGATTCAGATTTGTCAAGTTCATGAATCCAAATCTACACGGCGCAATGTGTGGGATGTGGGAAGGCTCCTCTTCTCACATCAATATCACCTTTTTACGGTTACAggagtttaaaaatacattcacagaGAACGCACAAATCCCAGCTGCCTCTGGCTTTTTCTGAGCAGAGGCATAGTGCTCGTGTCTGAGAtcattcacagagcagagttGGCAATATGATTTATTCATGGAGTAATATGGGAATGGGCCTAATCAGAAGGAGGGCACGAATCGATACACTGCCCTCTGAACAGACTGCAGGACCAGAGGACCTTTTTCCTGCTGGCCGAGGAGGAAGAAAACGAGGAAGGGAAACGGTGAAAAGGGTGTCAGGGTAGAACATCTAATGTATCCACTCACACTGCCTGGTATTACATCTCATAAACTGCAGGAATGACAATGTATCAGATTCATTGGGGAAAATGAAGAGAGTGTATAAAAGAGTCAGGCTGACACAAGGGGGTGCAGCTTCCAATGGCCTCTTTCTTTGACGCAGGTGGATCCTCTCCTGTGTTTTGATATACCTCACATGGTCTGATGCGTCAGAGAGAAAACTGTTCCATTTTAACACCTTGTTGCTAACTATCCAGCTGCTGGATTAGCTCTCTGGAGGTGATGAGGATGAGCCATATGATCTGCTGTGTGCTCTATACATTGCTCTTTGCTCTTATTATGAAGAATGAAAGTGATCAAAAAAGGGtttcacatgcatgtatgaGATTAGACATGCTCCTCTACGCGTTTGCATATTCTTGAACATGtttgcgtgtgaatgtgtgattcCATGCATGCACGTCTGAAAGTGgctttcagtctgtgtgtgcgtgcgtgcgtggttgcctgtctgtctgtctgtctgtctctctctctcactcccccccctcctcctcctctgtgggggtggggacCCAGCAAATGTGGAGAAAACAAGTGAAGGCCTACTGCATGCTGGGATAATTCCTGCACATGCCGGTCACACTTCAGCTTTGTGCCAAGGCACCAGGAGCCTGCTGTCAGCTCCAAAGACCAAGGCAGTGCAAAGGACACTCATTCAGGAATAATCATTTCATGCTCGACTTATTCCAACAATAGAGACAAACGGCGGGGACAAGTGACGAGAGGGGACGGCGCGTGGctctgaagagagagaaagagagagagagagagagagagagagagagagaatgagggccAGACCTGCTGCCTCAGCACAGAGGTCAAAGACATCCCGTCCCAGGAAAAGGAAAACGGGGGGCGCAGCACCAAAACAGCTCAAGAATTCAGAGGCAATTTAAAAGCAGCGTGGGAGAGGAGAATAAAGAACAACACAGGCTgctggggggggcagtgggCAGTGAGTAAATGAGGTTGttactctccccctctctcttgctctctatcactccctcactcccatCCCTCTGTTTTTTCAGGGATGAGCCAGGCCTCTGAGAAAAATGAGAAGAGGGCAGGCAGAAATATATCAAGCAGAGCACGAAGGATCGGAGGAGGAAAGGTGAggacagaggggaagagaggagagtaAAGGGGAGCAAAGTagggaagagagaagaaaggaggggaggagaagagaagtATTGAGagttgctgtctgcttaagacACTGTTCAAGAGCAGAATTTCCGACCAATTTATAGGAGGAGTACTGGATATATATAGTTGAGCTGTTGTATGATCATTCCTCAGGCACCCGTAAGCAACCACCTCATCATATTTGCAGGATCCTCCCTTGCCCAAGGATAGTTTTTTGGGTCTTCCAAATTGCCAGCTTTGccacaccacacaaaaaaacattaaacaaagtGAGAGTACCTTTCCACTGAATATTACAGACAGGTCCTAAAATGAACAATTCAAATAAGAAGACTTCAGCCAAAGACTCAAACTATCTTTTTTATATGCGGAAAAGCCCTGTCAGTCAGGGACATTGACAAAATGGTGTTCTAGTGACCTGCGAATACAGAGCAGCTCTCCCTCACTGTTGGATCTAGGTCTGCCAGATATCtgttttgtatctgtatttataGCTATAGTCCCATGTACTTTTCTCCACTGGAGGTCAGTTGTCCGTTTTTCAGTCGGAAGGTTGTACAAAGACCTCCAGCAACCTCCTAGTGGAGGAGTCCAGCCCAAAAACCCCAGTCCACTTTGAGGCACAAAGCCTTACCAGTGACTGAAGGTGGGTCACCTTGACACAGACAATGTACTGTGCTTTCTTCCCCAGCTCTGGGGTTCTGAAGGACAGtgtcagcccctccccctgctgccGCTCCCCTATGGCAGTAGCGGCAGTAAGGGAGGGGAAGCAGTACTCACGCTCATCATCCCAGTGGCCAGATAGAGTCCTGATCACCAGAAAAGCTCTGCAGGAAGCTGGGAGGTACCCACACACCTACTTCACAAGCCACTCTGCTGAGATGCCTGGAAGCCTGTTGCCTGAATGATATAACTGCCTCTCCTCCAGTGGCTCCATAAGATGGTGCAACTTGACACAATTTGCGGTTAGCAGGCATGTGCGCAGACTGGCTGATGTCAAGACTCTGGTGCTGATTAAGGTTAAGGTTTATGGAGGATCCTCCAGGATCCATGTCCCCAGTGGcacaccagcccccccccccccccccccggaaacTGACAAGACCCACCGTGCTGCCAGGAGTGAACGGTAGAATGGATTGCAGCCTAACAGCTCTATCTCCTCTAGCctcaacagaaataaatgtttgaccAGCCCTGGCCAGCCTTCCTCAACAGCACCAGTACAGTATTGCACCAGCTCAGGTTGTTGAGAAAGAATAGTGTCTGTGCTACTTGTATGTGAAAAGCatctcagagaaagagagagagaaagaaagcaggggggagggggaagtgAAGTAGGGACAGAGTGCATGGGGAATATGGAGAGCAGGGTGGGGAAGGCAAACACAGAGCTTTGTACCAAAGGCAGTCTGAGGGGTGGTTATGGGACCACTCTTGATCCAGGGTGGAGTTTGCACTGTATGCTTTTAGACTGAAACACAATGGAGCAGCCCCTAATCACTCATCACGCTCTGCACAGATGTTCATGTTCCTGCAAACAGGATTTGGGATCAGACACTCGACATGTCAGTAACAGACACGGAACAGAAGTTCCCAATGAAGTTTCGGGAGAAGTTTTCAGATAATCCCTGATaaaggtggggggagggggggggatttaTCAGTATGAAAATCCCATCTTCCACTTCCTCTaagtgtcagctgttcatggtaTACCTCTTCCACCCCATCTCCctgctttcttttccctgtttatgatttCCACattgggggaggtggggggggggggggggggggggggggggttcaacaTCCTTAGCCTCATGGCCAGTTGCAGTCCTACATTCAGACTCCAATCACATGACTGATGTCCCCACACCCACATCACACAGCCAACCTCTATGCTCTCTGACAGATACATTCGTATTTTCTGGAAATTCACATCTACTGAGCTCTGTTTCCATGTTACTGAAGAGCTTCATTAGGATGCTCCATGTTCTGCTTGCCAAGGTGAACAACTGAAACAGTGCTGACGATCAACACAGTGAAATCTAACAGAAACATGGTATGTATAGGTTCCATCCCTCTGATATGAATACAGCTCTAAAATCACTGGATTGGTTGCATCCACCGAGAGCAGCCATCAAACAGATGCCGGCCGTGGCCAGATGTACCAAAACAAAGTTGGTTCCCAGAGTAAATATATATTCAACTCTAAATTGCACACCCACATTTGTGGCAGAAAAGCCTGTAACTGGATGAGGCAAAGTAGTTGTAGTAATTAAAGTAGTAATTAAccagactgatccaggaaacCGCTTGACAAAGGAGTGATAAGCAGTTTCCTGGATTAGTCTGGTTAATTCTATATCCATATGTTCAGGGTCTAATTCATACGATTCCTCACCTCTCATACAATGACCCCCAGATTCAAACAAAAGCACCAAGaaaatttaaggaaaaaagctattaaatcaaataaataccCTCCCCAAATTAACCCATCACTGTATTACAATAAAGTAACCCCTGGATTAAAAGTTGCATCCCCCTCTATAGGGATTCAGCCAGTTTGTTGTTATACATCAGACTCATCTTGGAAGATTTTATGATATGGTTGAATAGTGCTGTCCTTAAAGATCACTTCGTGGTTTTGATGTAATTCAGGATTCActtttatgtaataaaatgctAGACTACCTTCCATGCCATATCGGAAACATAAAAACTGGAAGACATCAGTATTCTTATAAAGAGAAATGTGACTAATGAATTTGTGTATATACCTCACAATGTAGCATTTTAAGTCAGTTTCTGATATTTGATTCCTAATATttgaaacaacatttaaaaatcaactGTGTATTTGTTCCACTGCCGTGCCTTCTGTCTGTCACCATATAAGGGCCATTAGAAAAACCTCCGTCTGAGTGGAACAGCACTCAGTGTAGGAGGGTCACCCAGAAAGgatctaaaaataaacaaaactaacagaaactaaaaataaatctatttccacagtgtgacacagctggctcttgctttacacacaaaaaacatgttttaaaaaagatcATATGGAAtacaggaaaaagagaaaatgagcaACACATTTGTTTCACTTACACTGAAACTCATCCATCAGccccttctccttctcacacacctgcagccaCACCTCCCACACACCACAATGACAGACATCTTCATTGCTCAGATGCTAATGATAATTAACGCTACTCTAACACTTAACATGTTGAATGTGATGAAATGGGTCCAATAATAAACActcaataaataatttaaaacacaagcatttacactcatacagttaaaaaaaaaaacccacgtCTGACATTCACAGCAGTTTCTGTCATATGTGAAACGTAACTAGGCTGTGTATTCACACACCGCAGAATGATCACACTTTCCATGCCGTAAATTTATACTTCGCCATTTTGTTCTGTACTTTTCTTAAATGCCGGTACGGAGAGCTGTGCAACAATGCTGCAGCTATTTTAAATGGAATCAGACAGAGGAGTGTGGCGCAAACAAAGAGCCTTAACTGAGTTTCTGACAGCAGAGGATGAGTCAGTGGGCAACATTTACAAATGGCACAATGCTCTGCAGCAAAGAAACCCCACTGAGGGAAACCGCTCGCCAAGGAAACAATGCAGTGGGGTATTACTTTGTGTGCAACCCTGAATCCTCATATGTAGAGTAGGCTACTGAACCAGTTTCAGTACCGGAAATTTAAAATGGGATTACGGTATAGCAGTGGTGAAGAACTCTGACAGTAAGGGAATAGAGGTCATTTGGCTCAAAGGTAATAGCCCTCCATGCAAGTGCACACTTCACTCCTTCACTTTATTCACTGTCTTCTGTACAACAGCATACATGCTGATTCGCCTGTAAGTGACCCTAAAAATGCAAGGAGGGAACGGACCAGCAAGGAGGACCTCTCTTGCTGGAATCCAAGGGGCCATGTCCTCTGGCGTTCAGATTAATTGCATGCAATCAAATCAACTGAAAACGAAACTCTGACTCTTATTTAAAGTTACCAAACTGTCACTCTCAGTTCCTCCGAGAGGGGAGAACACGCTATCCTCCTTCCTGACCCCGCTCCATTTACcaaacagagagggagtgagagggagacagggaggtcaaaagagagagggagaaagaaagagagaagaaggaagCAAGATGattgaaagagacagaaagagtgaTAATGGCATAGGgaaggggagtgtgtgtggcgggggtgggggggctggggctgaagaagagcagagacagaaaagagaaatgcaTGTATCCAAGGactggaaaaagagaaagggggagtgAAGaatgaaagggaggggggagagccTCAGCTGTGTCCTCTGATGGGTGGAGAGAGGAATGTGGAAATGGCCAAATCGGAATGAAACTCCCCATGGAATTCTGGGAGTGGCGGTCCTGCTGAAGTTCTGGCAGCAATCTTTGACCCaaccccccctcgccccccccacAACTACCACCAACTGCTATaccaccatccccccccccaaaaaaaaaaaaaaaaaaaaaaagacaagacaccAAAAAGAGAGTTCTGTGGAACAAACCTCGAGGTGGACGTCTGGGAATGCTGGGAATGTGAGTATTTAACCAATACAAGCGGGAGGCTCAAAGCAAACAGCCTCGGAAATGAAAAACCCAATCACCCATGAAGAGCCCATGCACCCCCTTCTTCCTGCCAcgcccccacagcccccccccccactcttctGCTTCAAGCATTTGATTTACTCTGATGCATGTAATGGCTGAGCAGGCTGTTAGAATATGTACTACTTTTGGGTTATTGTGGGTGAAAAGAACATTCAACAGAACATACAGTGAGCATGGTGCGTTCtgggtggtttttttttttctttttgaggcgggggtggagagggggtcACTTTGCTCCTCACGTCCTGTCTCTAAACACCCATCCGTCCAACCGCCCACGGATGCATCAACGCCGGCCAGATGGTTCAGGGCGGTGTGCCAGCCGAGAACAGCAGGCTGGTGAAATCTACGGATAAAGCCCATGGACATCACTCCTCAAAGCCCACAGCCTTCTTTAAATGTCTTCAGTTTTGGAAAGTATGGGGAAAGGGTACCACTTCCCCAGAGAATGGAGAAAAACTCCTCCTAAATTATCAACATACAGGGgtcttaaaaaaatgaatcagaaatgGGTATAGCTCCAATAACCAGACAACTCAGCTTACTCCAAAAACCAGATAACTCAGAAAACAGCTCCAATTTGGGAAAAAACGGAAAGTCATTTCCTGACCCCGGGAAAAGGTTGTTAAGAGAGGCTCAAACAAAACATTGGAACCGAATGCAAgcagcaaaacagaaacaaatgaaagcttGTAAAGGAATGTATCCCTCAGTTTACTGAATAATTCTTCAGATTTAGGGTGGCTGGAGGCATGGCCTTCAGTCTATCTATCTAATGAGGGCCTGGGCTTCCTATCCACTCAGAGTGCCAGGAATCCACAAGATAAGAAAAATAGGAAGCTACACAGTGAGGGGTTGTTggggcagagaaacacagataagagaggagaggtggagacagagatgCCCCTTCTAATAGTTGTTTTGCTAAATttcaatcacccccccccccccccccccccaatttaaataaatgtctgaCAAATAATTGTTACTATAAGAGTGACACACAGCATACAATAATTAATCAGATTtccttttgaatttgaatataaacaaaaaaaaaacactcttgtTTTTGGGACAACCCCTTGTCCCACCAAACATCACCCCACCCTAACCACCACTCCTTGACATTAAGGCATTAAGGCACTGTtctctccaccaatcacagggcaacattctctgtctctaacgagtctgtgctctctctctccctgtcgcAGGGCaatgttctctgtctctttaacaAGCAagcgctctctctttcttcaggTTACTTGGAAAGGGTGGGCGACCATGTCAGCAGAAGGGAAATCAGTCATCCTGTGGCTGGGCTGGACCCCTCCcgcagtgctgctctctggcGACGCCTACACCCGACACACCCAAGGACGTGGGGGTTTCCACTTCCTGCTGAGATCACCCgctcaccccaacccccccccccccaccccccaccagctCTCCCCCTAAATGCACTGTACCCAGCCCCCACATCCCCCTGCACGCTTTAACCACACAGCAAAGAGGTCAGAaaagcaggggggagagagagaaacagacacacacacacacacacacacacacacacacacacacacacagcatacagtgGAGTTCCCCTCTGGTCAAagaaggaaatgagaaaagGGACAGTGGTGTGTGTCACCGAAGGCAGGACCCAGTGCGATCCCGGAGCGCTCTACACCCCAAACCCACTGAGCATGGCAACGGTACAGCCATCACACAGTGGTGCAAATTAAATCTAATTCAATCACATTATGAAACTGCTcgtaacccccctcccccagactCCTCATTCACAGTCCACAATACAGAGGAGACGCTGCTGCTTCTGATCAATTTCACACCGATTACTACAGCAACGGGAAGACTGGGTGAAGTGGCTAATGAGCCTTATTCCATTAAACATTGTCTGAACCTCAGAGCTACTTTGTTCACCACAATGCCGGTAAGACAGAGCGGGACTTCTCTGAACAGCTGTCATTCACCAGCTGGccaaaaatgcaacaaaaccTAAAGGGTAGTTAAAAGACAACATTACTGcacattttactttacattttacatacactGACCATTGTGAGAACATTTGATGTGATAACATTGTGTGTTATATAAGCTTGGAGATACCACTGCGTATCGACTCAAAACTGTTCATAGAGCAAACATCACCTATTCCTATAACCTGCCAACCCTACCACCCAGTTACAAAGTCAGCGTGTGTGACTTTCAGCTgaaggtggtgggggtggtggcggGGGTGGTGTTCCAGAGAATAACTCCGGGTGCAAAGAGGTTataaagcttaaaaaaaaaaaaaagaggtcaaaaGTTCACTCCCATCCTTTTCAGTAAATCTCTTTCAGTTTGTGTGGAGCCAGAGTGTGTCACTGAGGAAATACATGAGTAAATTATTAAACTGAGAgaaaaagccagagagagaagctgaagGGAGTGATGAGGATTAAATAAGATGCAATATTAGGTCTACTTAAGTTTAATAAAGTACAGGCACCACTGGGACATCCCACACCAGAGCATGGACAGCAGTGGGGTTGGCAAAGGGTCAATCAGTGTTAAACAGCGTCTTCTGAGGTCACAGTCAGATGGCTGCTGTTCTTACAGTGTAGGGGGGCTGTGACGGAAAGGATGTCCAGGAGGGTGGCAATATATAGCATAATGCTAAGGAggaggactcgtaaccgaaaggttgccggtttgattccctgcaggggcactgccattgtacccttgggagaGGTatttaatccagaattgccccagtaaatatgcagctgtataaaggggtaacgtaaaaaattgtaacctactgtaagtcactctggataagagcatctgctaaatgccaatacaGTCATGTGCTGCTTcacgtccattcggacaacgttTGCTCtcatatacgtccgtagtcccataaggttgtaataaagtttaaaaatcctgatCGCAGAACGGGATGTAGCGGATGTAAACGGACGTAGCAAAGGCAatgcttcccgcacgcaacacgtgtatctcatgtctcatggaaataaagcgaatgcgctgccaggcgtataatggtacagtacatagtataccgtACACTGTATATAGTgtggtgttcgcacaacgtccaaatcacataacgtcctatttcacagaatgcATTGTGGACtttaagcgacgcatggctgcAATATATAAACACAAGCACATCATGAGCACAGTATTCCAATATTTAAGGGAATATTCATAAAAATCTAACACGAATATTCAACACCAACACTGCTTACTTTTCCTCTTATGGAGTCAGACCTATTGCCCCTCTGTTGCTCACCCTGGAACGACTGCAAGAGCTGAACTGCCAGCAATTGTATGCAGTTGCCTATATCATGTTTATTTGTAAATACACAGGTGAGATTGTAGCCAATCTCATGAATTTATGATGGTGAAGAAATCCTGGTCCTTATGCTGTTGTTATTCCTCTTTTCAATGAAACAACCAGAACAGTAAGGCTCTGGCGAATGATGTTGATTATATGCAGATCATTATATGCGGAATTAACACACCTTTCATTAGGGGTGTTAATATTCCTCCTGCTGAAAAACAGTCCTGACTAATTCAAGTGCACCATTAGAGTGGACACTTTCAGACTGTGTTCAGCCACTGCATGATGACACATCTGTGGGCTGTTATACATGACAAACACAGGAACACCCACATGCCTCCTGCACCGATGGGCACATTTTCAGTCTGggttataaaaaaaattgtataatTTGCATTCCATGTTGTCTTCCACTAAACCCCAACGCTGTCATGTAATGTCCTCCACGCAGTGGCATCAGCCagcttaatttgtttttgacatGTCATACACTTCCTGACTGTATCCTGTAAGGGTAGAAATCTTTCTATACTTGTGGACTAACCAACAGACTTGCTCCAAAACCACCTGAACTAGGTGTTTCTTCTATGGACACAGTGCAACAATCGCAGCTATCATGAATGAATCATGGCTGACAAATTTTCAGGAGCTGTATGAGCAAGTCTCTTGTGTCAGTAACTGTTTCAAGCACTCCTGAAGTGAGTCACTGTCTGCATCCATAACCACCAAGGGAAGCGTTGAAGTGTCAGCAAACACAGGAGTAAGCACTATCACCTCCCCATATGCAGCTATCAGAGGGCCAGGGGGACTGGGGTAATCATGTCCTACCTGGAATGTCCTGGCCGCTGTAGTTTGtggagagggcagagggcaACGGTGAACCCGCCTCACTGTCGCCCTCTACCTGCGGCGTGATGTGGCGCACCGTGTCCTTGTTCTTGCGGTTCTTCCTTCGGCTGGACCCTGAGGATGCCTGCCAGCTCCTCCCGCCACCACGCCCTGCCAGAGAGTTCAGAGCGGATGAGGCGGGGGCGTCTTTGAAGTTTAAGGGGGAGCCCTGCTCCTCTTTCACCTGGGCAGAGCTGAAGTCTCCGGGCCAGAGGGGCTGTGAACACATGTCCTCCTGGCTCTCCAGGCTCTTCGGCTCCTGGTCCTCCTTCCCATAAATGCTGCCGCCCTCGTGGCCGCTGGCGATGGCGGAGTCGCCCGAGGAGTTGGCGGGGCTGCTGCGCCGCCCCAACCAGGGCGACGAGCTGCGGCCCGACATGAGGGACGTCAGGGCCTCCGACGCCCCCCCACCCGCCACGCCCCCGCCCGCGCCCCCCATCCCCACCGTGGCGCTCACGTCGAACTCGCCCAGCTCGTCCGCCAGCTCGGAGCGGATGCTGATGTCGAGGGCGGCCTTGATGAACCCGTGGCAGGCCTGCACGATGTCGGTCATCTGCAGGTAGCTGGCGGCGGACATCACCTCGATCACGTTCTTGCTGGTGAGGGCCAGGTGGGCGGAGTACATGAAGTCCAGGATGACCTTGAAGCCCTGCGCCGTGACGATGTCCAGGTGCGTGACGGTGGCCTGGGTGTCGCCACTCTTCCTGGCCTGGCAGTAGAGGGTCTTGAAGTAGCGGCTGCTGCCCAGCAGCACGTTCTTGTGCGCCTTGAAGATCTTTCCCTCCACGATGACGCAGACATCGCACAAGATGCCGTGCTGCCGCTGCTCGTTCAGTTCCTGCAGGAGCTGCCGGTAGTGGGACGCGatctccatttcctccttcctGTTGTTCATCTGATGGTCCGGCGGGCTCTCCTGCTCATTGAATCCTGTGAACACAAAGCGGCCGGGATTAGGCTGTGTAGG
It contains:
- the LOC118778658 gene encoding zinc finger and BTB domain-containing protein 46-like, with product MNNRKEEMEIASHYRQLLQELNEQRQHGILCDVCVIVEGKIFKAHKNVLLGSSRYFKTLYCQARKSGDTQATVTHLDIVTAQGFKVILDFMYSAHLALTSKNVIEVMSAASYLQMTDIVQACHGFIKAALDISIRSELADELGEFDVSATVGMGGAGGGVAGGGASEALTSLMSGRSSSPWLGRRSSPANSSGDSAIASGHEGGSIYGKEDQEPKSLESQEDMCSQPLWPGDFSSAQVKEEQGSPLNFKDAPASSALNSLAGRGGGRSWQASSGSSRRKNRKNKDTVRHITPQVEGDSEAGSPLPSALSTNYSGQDIPGVGGAEEDSHGDKQDFLEKQDDALLSGDAPGCLPPPPGSEKDEPAGQATSVASLQEALMSKSSLLSFRAEMLGEESPLLLEYLPKGGGNSLSLSDFTVIRKKFRCPYCSFSAMHQCILKRHMRSHTGERPYPCEVCGKKFTRREHMKRHTQVHSKDKKYVCKVCSRVFVSAASVGIKHGSRRHGVCADCSGRGPASLLAQNGDSPEEEPYPGEPGDGDEEILGDGEGDEDGGRWRDDSGMLEEEKEESDSAQEGEAQAGSEKDFSWIS